The genomic interval atctggaagggttgcgttaaaaaaaaataacgaaaagatGCTTATaaatgtttagccattgatattattcaaaaacatggttggccaaccttacttcacattacagctttaacTGTATCCCTCCCTTGCAAATCTTTGCTCCTCTGCTTTCTTTGCTAAAGTAGTCATTTTCAAATAATACCACTTTTCCTCTCCAGAGCTAGGAGTTAGGTGGTGTATTCATAATCAAGGCAGCGTTGTTTTTTATTCCTGATTCTCCTCCCCTCTATGTGTGGGCACATTTTTCTTGACCAGAAATGAGTCGCCAGACTGCCACCGCGCTGCCCACAGGAACCTCCAAGTGCCCTGCCTCTCAGCGCGTGCCCACCCTTTCAGGAACCACTGCCTCAAACAGTGACCTGGCCAGTCTGTTCGAGTGCCCAGTGTGCTTCGACTATGTCCTGCCACCTATCCTTCAGTGCCAGTCGGGACACCTGGTACGTGACCtctggatttttttgttaaactgCCCCGGATGTAAAACATTTTAGAGGTAAAGAGGTTTAATGTCACATGGGTTGGTTTTCACACTTTTTATAACTCGAACTCCAGAGGGCGATGTTGTACAATATCTGTATTCAGTTGACCAAAATCGCGCAATAGTACATCAACATAGTCTTTATTATAGCGTGTCAATGACTTTGAGGTAAGAGGCCATTAATTTTAAGGCCTTCactatttttatgagctttcagacGGTAGGTTTTTAGTTATGAAAGTGGTACCATTAACGGGTATGAGGACAAAGCTACAGTTTTGATTCACATTCACTAGCTAAACAGTTACTTGTCAGCTGTTAGTTTAGCCTTTAGCCATAAACATGAGTTAGGGTTGGTTGTGACAATTTGTATGGAGGTGGTTGTCACACCATCTACAGTTAACAGTATTTACAGTAAATGATTTCTATTATCACTGTACAGAGCAGAGGGAATTTTTTCCAGCAGTTCTCAGTTGTgtatagaattaaaaaaaaaaaaaaaaaacgtctccaGGGTCAGTGAACTGTGACCTTGAAGGGAATGTTGTTAATTAAAGAAGCGGCCTGACTGACAAAGAAAATTGTcgtaaatggggaaaaaaagccttttcattaaaacaaacaaacaaacaaaaaaaaacgtgtacaACCTTGGTTAAAAGTTTTGCGActttgtcattcagctaaatgGTGAAAAGTCTTGTGGTAAACAACATCTGGAGTGCCTGGAATTCTATTTGTGagaagagcaataaaacaaagtcCAATTATTCACCAATCAACACTCCATGAAGATTCTTCGAAatgttttggggaaaaataagtgaacaatTAGAAATTCCAAGAATGTTTCCATTTGGTCTGTGAAGCAGACACATATTTTATTGTGACTGCTTTGTTAAATGAACTTTTTGTTGGCTGGGCTTTCTCTTCATGACCCAGGAAACAAGACGGAGTAGCGCAAAGGACCATCTGATGGCCAATGTCAGTCATTATTTAATACTGGACCCACAAATGTTAACGTatatttcggactataagtcgcaccagccataaaatgtccaactaagaggaaaaaaaaaacatactgtatataagtcgcaccagagtataaggggCCGTTTGCGTGGTGACTCTCAGAGAATACGATAAAATTCAACTTTGCATTTATGTGGtttcgtctccattcgaacaatgtcacaATCCCGCATGAAaaggatgtagtattcatgtcaGGCCCAAGGGGGCAGTGGAGATTTACAAGGCAACAGCGaacgatgcactttgaccccaccaagctccttagcccggaaaaaaacatacccgcccactctaagcaatggctttttttttttttttttgcttcaaaaggcacaaaaaatggaaacattcaacatatttaaatttaaaaatattattaaaacagtaaattatagCCAACGTTCagccatttgctgtttttaatgtttaatagcactgctgcgcacgcccatgtgacgtgtgcgagtgcttaCGTCATCGAAGCGAAGGGGGTTTCCATTCATATGAATGCGCTGCGACCCCCCCGAATCGAATcgctccactttggaggcaggattcggaaatttgcgtctttgccttccgtcttcgccaacaccatatgcacgcgaggccattccgctactcagtcgtTGCGTCTTATTGTCGCAGAGTcggcatgtaaactgccccaaagtcgcattttggggggaaatttacttgataaaatccaacacataaaacagatatgtcatcttgaagggcaatttaaaataaaaatataatagaaaacaacatgctgaataggagtgggaacctcttggtacctcacaatacgataagatttgcgatacaaagctcacaataacgatgatctgacgatacaacgattatcaatacattggtcaggaagtcattctaggatattctacaactaataaatagaaaaacaagcttctgctgtgaattggaatgagtttattattagtagacgtccaatccgtttgaagtgggagggtggcagcgaatgaacgaatgttcattcggtgccacccccccccccccacttcaaacggattgaacgtctatggctggtagtggcagccaataccaggcaatgaggtaattttgggccatttaaggtcatttacctgttcattttgagttacttcctgttgattttgaggtattttatgggtctcttcctgtttattttgagttacagaacaggaaatgacctgggaatcacgaaatgaataggcagtgactcaaactcaacagaaaatgacctgtaaatgccccgaaaatgaacagcaaatgacctgtaaatgccctaaaaatcagacagaatggcTGTCAATgcgctggttttgaatgaatgaacgttcccagtctaaatggattgggcgtcgggcaccgtcaatgcagccttagagttaactgagttaacctttttatttttttagacattgacacctttttaaaacgatatctcgattcttggcaggagcatatcgataaccttttgggatacaaagtatcacgatatatcacaatttcgatattttgtcacacccctaatgctgaataagtgtacagtatggtaatgttacatgatgcatgaacaacgaaatgcaaacgtggccggtatggtaacgtaacatagctattaagttattcagataactactagtatagcataaagaacatgctaacaagtttaccaaaccatcagtgtcactccaaaacaccgtaataacatgtgaaatgatatactagtaataatgtgttaataatttgacacataagtcgctccagagtatatgtcgcacccccagccaaactatggagggaaaaaaaactgccactaaAAGTCCGAAAAACACGGTACCTCCCGGAGATTCAATCCCGGCCAGCTGTCAAATATGGCTGGCCTGAGtgttaaaactttttttaaaaatgttcctaCTCCAATTAAGTTTGAGTCTCTGTCTACGTGTGTCTTCCTCAGGTATGCTCCAACTGCCGGCCCAAACTCACCTGCTGCCCCACCTGTCGAGGGCCGCTGGGCTCCATCAGGAATCTAGCCATGGAGAAGGTGGCCAACTCTGTGCTCTTCCCATGCAAATACGCCTCGTCAGGCTGTGAAGTCACGCTGCCGCACACGGACAAGACTGAGCACGAGGAGCTCTGTGAATTCCGGCCGTATTCCTGCCCTTGCCCCGGCGCCTCTTGCAAGTGGCAGGGCTCGCTGGACGCCGTCATGCCTCACTTGATGCACCAGCACAAGTCCATCACTACACTGCAGGTCAGTCAATGTGAAATGTGGCCACATGGTGGCGCATTTGTCAATGTTTTAATGTCACACTTCCAGCCTGATAAAAATAGTGGCAGCTTCACAATATTTATCATatggatttaattttttttgccattgacagtaatagacatgaaagccatttgaactgggatgggaAGCCTTGAATTTCAGCATTCAAACATGATTATTCAATGCCAACTGGCCCAGTTATAATGGCTCTTTTGCCATTAATGAGTGCCATTTCAGTGCCCTTAATGTGAGTGATATTGTGATGCTTACGAAGGCGTCTTTTCCAGGGGGAGGACATTGTGTTTTTGGCGACGGACATCAACCTGCCCGGCGCCGTTGACTGGGTCATGATGCAGTCATGCTTTGGCTTCCACTTCATGCTGGTGCTTGAGAAGCAGGAGAAGTTCGATGGCCACCAGCAGTTCTTTGCCATCGTGCAGCTCATCGGGACCCGCAAGCAAGCGGAGAACTTTGCGTACCGGCTGGAGCTCAACGGCCACCGGCGCCGCCTAACCTGGGAGGCCACACCGCGCTCCATCCACGAGGGCATCGCCACCGCCATCATGAACAGCGACTGTCTGGTCTTCGATACATCCATCGCGCAACTTTTTGCCGAGAACGGCAACCTCGGCATTAACGTGACTATCTCCATGTGCTAAGAACTTTTACAAGATAAATGAGAGGGGGGGGCGATTAGGGGATGCTTCTGCTCGTGGTTGCTGCTGAACCTCTTAAAGACACTACGGATGTGAAAGCGGACTGTCTTGTCAAGCAGCCGCGAGCCAGAGGGTGGATGGACTCCAGATTACAACTGTGCGGAGACGGTAGTAGCCttataaacacaaaacattggACTTATGAGATCCACTCTTGCAGTTTCGCATCATTAGATGTAGGGCGTTCGTTATCTGTCCCCGTCTCCTTCTCCTTTTTGTGGCCCCCGGTTGTTCACGTTTTGCCCACCGCCCAAGACACTCTAAGCAGGCAGATGGACTCGTTCTCTCCGGAGGTTACGTAGCACCCTCTTCCGACTGGGAACCCGGAACCCTGGGTGTCCTCCAGATGGTGAATGTCTGACTGCACGCCGGACACGCGTTTAACCACACGATGTGATTGTGGATCATTCTCACCGTTACGCCACAATCGCCTCTCATGGAgttccaccaaaaaaaaaaggcgtcGCATAACCGACAAAAAGGTCTTCGgtcattttgagaaaaaaaggggTGTGGATTGCTGAATTTCAGTTGAGTTAAATgttcttttgggggggggggggattcttCTGTCAGTGCGTGTGTTGGAGAATGAAAGGTGAACAAACTGACCTGCTTACCTCTTCCATCTCTTTCCTCCGAGCATCCACGCAGGACTTGTTTCTCCTCATTGAGCAGGATGCCATCATTCTGATGCGGAGATGAtgtttattattgtttgttgaatTTGCAAAAACAAATGGCGGTTGTCAAAGTTGTTGCTAAACAGTGTTTTGTAGGTGACAGCAAGTTATATTCTCTTCCCAATTGGATTGTTTTCTCCCTTCCTCTCTGTCTGTCCTCTTGTGGTAAGTctcattggttttttttttttttttttttttgttaatttttatgTGTCTCTCTATGTGGAGTCGCCGTCATCTTGCTGCTTTTCCTCAAATGGACCCACTTTAGACTTTTTCTGTTTTAACATGTCATTAAATAAATTTATCTTTTTCATATAAGGTGTTCCATTCTTTCAAAATGCGTTTAAATTTCCCTTTTTTGAATCGACAGTGTTAttcaattgttattacaattttttcacaaaaaaatatagctaaaaaatatacaaaaaactaGATTAATACTGAGAGAGCAGGCTTCCAcataagcagccaaattcaaatcATTGCCGTATTTAGTAGAGTGGACACTTTCTTCCATAGGTAtcatataaagaactagatacaAAAAGCAGACAGTGGCGGCCATCTTCTTATATCCGTCATCTACCGCTTAGTCCAGGGTCAGGTCAcggaggcagcagctttagcagggaatcccagacttccctctccccagccacttcaaccagctccttcggcaggatcccaaggcattcccaggccagccaagagagtctctccagcatgtcctgggttgTCCCCGGGGCCTCTTGCCGGTGGGACAAGCCGGGAACACCTCTCCAAGGAGGCGTCAAGAAGGCATCCAAACCAgctgcccaagccacctcaactgggtcCTCTCAACGCGTATAAGTAGTGGCTCGACACTGGGTCCCTCCCGGataaccgagcttctcaccctatctctgagggagagcctggacaccctgcggaggaaactaatTTTGGCCGCTTGTTATTGGGATCTTGTCCGTTCGATCACGAcacagcttgtgaccataggtgaagGATTAGATTGGCTggcaaatcgagagcttcgcctttcggctctGCTCCTTCACCACtatggaccggtgcagagtccgcgtcactgcagacgctgcaccgatccgcctgtcgatctcccgctacctcctaccctcactcgtgaacaagacaccaagatacttgaactccactTGGGGGCTggatctcatccctgacccggagagggcacgccaccctttaccgactgaggaccatggtctctgatttggaggtgctgatcttcatcctgaccgcttcacactcagctgcgaactgctccagtgaaagttggaggtcatggcttgatgaacCCAACAGCACCACgttatctgcaaaaagcagagattcaacgcttcggctgcgcctagacatTCAGTCCATAaacattatgaacagaatcactGACCAAGGGCAGCCTGACTTGGATGCCAGTTGCATGTCAATGCACTGTAATGGTGTTTGGTCGAAAATCAGaaccacacgtttttcttctattgaaaatgaatggaaaatttggacgttcgtagccatcaatggcatagcctgacttgggtgccagttgcatgtcaatgcactgtaatggtaagtgtatggtcaaaaatcacagccagatgtgttttcctgccatttaatataaatggaaaatttggcCGCACatacccgtcaatggcatggacgtgcatggcctgcaaaaatgccatataccaaactccattttgccacacacgaaataaaatgccacatgacaaaatacattttgccacatgccaaaatccattttgccacatactaacataaaataccacgtggcaaaatcaattttgccacatgccaaataccactttttgttgTCAGCCCTGCTGAAAAATAGACAGGCTCATTCAAGTAAAAATGGGTAATACCACTTTTTGTTGTCAGCCCTGCTGAAAAATAGACAGGCGCATTCAAGTAAAAATgggtaagtttgaacataattaaaataattcacttaataatagcaGGGTCCATTCTATTctgacaacatatgggaagacgatctacagtccctgacaaaagacaTGTAGCTTAtcgattttgtagaaacaattgctaataacctgacttttaatcattcaattggttttagaaatggctcatatgaaagctaagaccctcccaaatgatgttgaatgtaaaaacatatttgtttcactgaaaaaagatttatcatttaatgaagacaaaggtcaaattttggcaagacaaaagttttgtcgcctacagaaagtagtgtgaaaattgaactaaaaatgtacttcaaatacaaaaatatcttacataacataagcgaattaagtagtggtgctgtgagatccaaatggaatattttgtatgacttcatgggcttcggcaaggattcatacattttattgaagtcatcaggaacatcaaagaaagcagtcttgcatgcctcccagagttcatcaatatTCTTTgggttcgtcttccatgcttcctctttcgtcctaccccagacatgctcaatgatgttcatgtctggtgactgggctggtcagtcccggaggatcttgatcttctttgccttgaggaacgttGAGGTAGAGATAGAAGTATGTGATGGATGGAGCactatcctgctgcagaatgtgtccctttttatggttaggaatgtaagaggcagctaagatttgttgatatttcagactatctctcagggtgcagacaattaaaaaaccgtgtggcatttgccaaggcccacagcctgtcaaaaggatggatgctggaaaagtggcaaacggtggatttttcaggtgaatcttccattgaattacaccacagtcgccacaaatattgcagacCTACTGGaggccgcatggatccgagattcactcagaaaacagtgaagtttggtggttacatcattaccaaaatcatggtctggggttacatccagtatgggggtgtgcgagagatctgcaaggtggaaggcaacataaacaatcaacatcatttgggagggtcttagctttcatacagaggttgcgctagactttttccctgtctgtcattttgactgacagtgtcataaaaatccggtcataatctatttttaccagtcacttacatttttaaaatgataataatgacatattctatagtatttagttttcattcatttttaattaatattctgtccgaataaGCTTAATGTAGTGGAGAAAACTGGATTCTCGCTGATTCAGGTTGATTTTAGCTGTGTTCACGTCAGTGTGTTGGCCAAACACCACTTAAGGCCCACTCAAAGTAGAGGCAATCACGGCACTTGGACAGGTGGCTGGATTTCTCCTTTTTCTTTAATGCAAATCCTCTTAAATCAACTTTATACAGTCCATTCATCCCAACTGTCCATGTAGATGTGGAAATGGTTATATTCTTGAGTAGGTGTTTGtgggtatatatgtgtgtatctgtgtgtgtggtttATCTGTACAAAAGACATGAAAaggaacaataaataaatatacattgcTTAAATTCAACTTAATTACATTTAAACATGTAGATGGAATATTCGAAGTTAAGCTTGAACTGTTTTCTACGCTCCAGCTAAGCACTTCCGGTTTCGGGCACTTATTGTGAAGGCGGATTCACTCTACTTCCGGTGCGCTATGCCGCAACTTGTCGCTATTTCAGAATCGCAGCATAGCAACACGCTAACGGACTACCACGCAAAACAATCGGACGAACTATCATAACAACAGCAAAAGGTAATCATAACAAATTGTCTACGTAAATATGAATGCTGCTTGTGATACTCACTTTGCATTTACGCACAGCAATGAACAAACACACAATTAGACGCACGCTCATGTCGTGCATCCACCCGTGACTTTCTTACTATTGACATCCGCATTCTGGTACGGTGCATGCGCAATCCTACTTTTCACCTATTTACATCAGCCAAATGTGGGAATCAAATGATGCTGAAGGCATTGAACGAGCAACTGTGAACATCTTAAGCAAACAATCACATAACTTTGTAGCCTTTTCTacacttaacaagaggcaaacagacagcggagttcaCCAATCAGTGATGGGCAGACGTGCCGCTAGCAAAGCGacaagggcaggacgagggacttgcgcgcggaagtaaacatacgaggagaacggagtttattcaacatggctagcgagaGACAGACTTGTCAACGACTCGTTGTGTTTTAGCTTATTTAaagctgaatttaccgcggattggaacatattgtcggccctcccgttcgccatccgtgttgttctaGAgaggactttcggcgcgcaagagtgacgttgctcgtgaagaacacgtcacgcaaataaacaaatctgatttgtcgattgattttgtaccttctcgagaggctgtgtcccagacttttctctcagtgtttgaaaaatacagggagaacagtctggccgtgcaaggcaaacactcagttgccttaacatttttccgagtaaggccaacgacgtcatgcatcaagagagacaatagctaattaatatgctcaattGCCACCCtgtgggtgtgaattgcaacctgtcaaaatgacggatggacttcagttttttccgtcaccgttttaaaaaaacggtcaatgacggaaaatattcggttaacgcgacccctgctttcatatgagccatttctgcaaCCAATTATTAAAAGTCAGGCTATTAGCAATTGATTCAacgaaatggataagcgacaagacttttgtcagaaacggtaaattacctgtataactgaacttATTATATAATGTATTAAGgctgcttaaaggttggtgggaacaatttgcccatcctgaaaagttgtgtccctaccgtccctatgcaaacctacgcccttggtctgCAGTCAAGCCGTAGCTCTGACGCAGACGGTATAATTTGAATAGGATTGAATGGAAACTGATTGGGTCCGGCGCTATATCTTGCCGGACCTGGATCGGAGACGCGTCCAGTATAATTTggcctttatttttgtttcggCCAAAGTATTGGAATTAAGTGACATCAACACAACACACTAGTGCAACCTAGTGGACTCAAATGAGAATAGTACACTcctaattcatttgtgtgttgcagATACATACaaccagacagacagacagttgaacaaatgtacagtgccttgcaaaagtattcggccccttgaaccttgcaaccttttgccacatttcaggcttcaaacataaagatataaaattctaattttttgtcaagaatcaacaacaagtgggacacaatcgtgaagtggaacaaaatttattggataatttaaacttttttttaacaaataaaaaactgaaaagtggggcgtgcaatattattcggcccccttgcgttaatactttgtagcgccaccttttgctccaattacagccgcaagtcgcttggggtatgtttctatcagttttgcacatcgagagactgacattcttgcccattcttccttgcaaaacagctcgagctcagtgaggttggatggagagtgtttgtgaacagcagtcttcagctctttccacagattctcgattggattcaggtctggactttaacttggccattctaacacctggatacgtttatttttgaaccattccattgtagatttggctttatgttttggatcattgtcctgttggaagataaatctccgtcccagtctcaggtcttgtgcagataccaacaggttttcttccagaatgttcctgtatttggctgcatctatcttcctgtcaattttaaccatcttccctgtccctgctgaagaaaagcaggcccaaaccatgatgctgccaccaccatgtttgacagttgggatggtgtgttcagggtgatgagctgtgttgcttttacgccaagcatatcgttttgcattgtggccaaaaagttcaattttggtttcatctgaccagagcaccttcttccacatgtttggtgtgtctcccaggtggcctgtggcaaactttaaacgagactttttatggatatctttgagaaatggctttcttcttgccactcttccataaaggccagatttgtgcagtgtacgactgattgttgtcctatggacagactctcccacctcagctgtagatctctgcagttcatccagagtgatcatggacctcttggctgcatctctgatcagttttctccttgtttgagaagaaagtttggaaggacggccgggtcttggtagatttgcagtggtccgatgctccttccatttcaatatgatggcttgcacagtgctccttgagatgtttaaagcttgggaaatctttttgtatccaaatccggctttaaacttctccacaacagtatctcggacctgcctggtgtgttccttggttttcataatgctctctgcactttaaacagaaccctgagactatcacagagcaggtgcatttatacggagacttgattacacacaggtggattctatttatcatcatcagtcatttaggacaacattgggtcattcagagatcctcactgaacttctggagtgagtttgctgcactgaaagtaaaggggccgaataatattgcacgccccacttttcagttttttatttgttaaaaaagtttaaattatccaataaatgttgttccacttcacgattgtgtcccacttgttgttgattcttgacaaaaaaatcaaatttcatatctttatgtttgaagcctgaaatgtggcgaaaggttgcaagattcaagggggccgaatacttttccaAGGCACTGTATTAGGTCTGAAGCCATTTTTGGCAGTTGACATCGAATTCATTTGAACTCGGTGAATTGGCAGccaatcagttaaaaaaaaaacactacgcAATCCACATGGGTGTTGGCAGTGATGTACATATTTATATAATGCAAGTAATATAAAAGTAGAAgcgtaataaaaaaataaagcattgtAAACATGGCATCTGTGCAGATTTAAACTATTCCAGATGATATCCAAGTGTAGATGTCCAGCGATGGTTATTTTACGCAGACTTCCTTCATTTTTAGAGACTTGAATCAATTTGAATGTCAAATCATGAGATTTTTCAGTGATGTGGGAATGGAAAGGCAAACCACTGGCGGTAACATTTGATTTTAAAGcaagaaaatgtcaaaatagACAAATTGTCTTGGAGGGTGAAACGTAATCAAATATCGCTTGTGTCAATAGAATGTCAAGAGAAATGTGTTAAGAAACTTGGGACTTGGGATCTTTAAAATGTACCACATTGTGTGAATGGCAAACTGTGTACTACTGAATCATACACACGCAGTCAAATGGAGGGCAAATGATTGTGGTCCTCACGTATAGCATACTTTCACTTCATGGCGATGAAAATTAAGAGACCGGAATTCAAATGTCGAAATAGTCAAGTAGTTATAATCAAGTACAGTACTGGCATCCAATATCTGATACAGTAAATCAGGGCTGGAGTGAGACTCATTTTCAGCCCGGGAGTTTCATGCCACAGACCTGCCCACTTTATATCATGACCTACCGTATTGAAATATTGTAGTAATAATCGTGCTGTCCAgagataaaaaaattttaatcgcatGCAGGCAATTGTAAACTTGTTATTAGTGGCTTTTTTTCCcttaatcatcttaatttttatttacacCTATTAGCACAGTTGACCAATGTGCTTACCTTACTTAAttcaaatttaagcctcattagaaacaagaaaatactttttctttaaacttgtaaagatgaattaaacatgaattttccccaaattaacTTGTATAAAGGGAGACACGGAggaagagtggttagcatgtacgctgacagttctgagatcaagggctctAGCACGGGTTCTGTGTGGAGTTACCGTTTTATTTTTGGCCTACTACGTAAACTTTTATCTTATGTATTagatttactttttaaaatgctCGGAAACTGTCACAAAAACGCCCTGATTACATCAGAGGTTCTCACTAATTTCAACCCTTCATGTCCAATACAGCTGGCATGCGATGCTTCACCCTATGGTGTGGGTGCTGTCATCTCCCATGTGTTCCCGAACAGATATGAAAGACCAATTGCTTTCGCATCGATAAAACTTAACAAAGCAGAGTCAAAGTATGCTCAATTGGAACGAGAAGCATTGAGCATTATTTTTGGTGTGAGGAAGTTCCACCAATATTTGTATGGAAGGAAGTTTACTCTGTTAACGGATCACTGACCATTGACAACGATTTTGGGACCTCATGTAGGAATCCCTTCGCTGGCTGCTGCACATCTTCAGAGGTGGGCTTTGTTGTTATCAGCTCACTCATACGACATCAAGTATCGTAAATCTGATTTGCATTGCAATGCTGATGGACTTTCGAGGTTGCCGCTTCCTGTCACAAAACATGAACCTACCTCAGTGGACATATTCTATTTCCGAAATGTTGAATATGCTCCAATTTCAGCTTCGCAA from Corythoichthys intestinalis isolate RoL2023-P3 chromosome 5, ASM3026506v1, whole genome shotgun sequence carries:
- the siah1 gene encoding E3 ubiquitin-protein ligase Siah1 translates to MCFPAANQANTHHSEPLSTPSPRTLQGYSIREVSTFQEKTKALFGNLMDEEMSRQTATALPTGTSKCPASQRVPTLSGTTASNSDLASLFECPVCFDYVLPPILQCQSGHLVCSNCRPKLTCCPTCRGPLGSIRNLAMEKVANSVLFPCKYASSGCEVTLPHTDKTEHEELCEFRPYSCPCPGASCKWQGSLDAVMPHLMHQHKSITTLQGEDIVFLATDINLPGAVDWVMMQSCFGFHFMLVLEKQEKFDGHQQFFAIVQLIGTRKQAENFAYRLELNGHRRRLTWEATPRSIHEGIATAIMNSDCLVFDTSIAQLFAENGNLGINVTISMC